One segment of Acidimicrobiales bacterium DNA contains the following:
- a CDS encoding DUF4097 family beta strand repeat-containing protein has translation MTDLNSSRTLPRARRRAQRWPRWLKVIAALVVVVILGAVGLGAARLLDRREFSSVTLAGPVDRIDLQVASGDIELVEGSSGDVTVQRTSAWRLRPPDLVAAVDESTARIHATCPRVLVPLATCSVAHRIEVPEGVRVDVRTDAGTVTAEGLDGWVRIITSNGRVEATDLASDELVVDTHGGDVQAWFTDAPSRVDVATSGGDVELILPEAPYEVTVSADGGEVETRVETEEFAERTIRVRSGGGSVVIDPPPRVPR, from the coding sequence ATGACCGATCTCAACAGCTCGCGGACGCTGCCGAGGGCGCGCCGCCGGGCCCAGCGGTGGCCACGCTGGCTGAAGGTGATCGCCGCGCTCGTCGTGGTCGTCATCCTCGGCGCCGTCGGACTCGGAGCCGCCCGCCTGCTCGACCGCCGGGAGTTCAGCTCGGTCACGCTGGCGGGACCGGTCGACCGCATCGACCTGCAGGTGGCCAGCGGAGACATCGAGCTCGTGGAGGGTTCGAGTGGTGATGTGACGGTGCAGCGCACCTCGGCCTGGCGCCTCCGGCCCCCCGACCTGGTGGCGGCCGTCGACGAGTCCACCGCCCGCATTCACGCAACCTGTCCCCGCGTCCTGGTCCCATTGGCGACCTGCTCGGTCGCTCACCGGATCGAGGTGCCTGAAGGGGTGCGGGTCGACGTGCGCACCGACGCCGGAACGGTCACCGCCGAGGGTCTGGACGGTTGGGTGCGCATCATCACCTCCAACGGCCGGGTCGAGGCCACGGACCTCGCCAGCGACGAGCTGGTCGTCGACACCCACGGAGGAGACGTGCAGGCGTGGTTCACCGACGCTCCCAGCCGGGTCGACGTCGCCACCAGCGGAGGTGACGTCGAGCTGATCCTGCCCGAGGCCCCATACGAGGTGACCGTCAGCGCCGATGGCGGAGAGGTCGAGACGAGGGTCGAGACCGAGGAGTTCGCCGAGCGGACGATCAGGGTCCGCAGCGGTGGTGGGTCGGTTGTGATCGACCCACCACCCCGTGTCCCACGCTGA
- the cysC gene encoding adenylyl-sulfate kinase, translated as MATGRPGGTGHRDPHPEVTWHAGAIDRADRQRQLGVTGATVWLTGLSGSGKSTLAFEVESRLVGKGIPAYVLDGDNLRHGLNAGLGFSAEDRAENVRRVGEVALVLADAGVVALAPLVSPYRNDRDRVRARHDAAGLPFVEVHVATPLDECERRDPKGLYAKARAGEISGLTGLDDPWEPPTTPELEVSTGTPAEQAAAVVDLLCELGVVPRADGSATDRH; from the coding sequence ATGGCGACCGGCCGGCCAGGCGGTACCGGGCACCGAGATCCGCACCCCGAGGTCACCTGGCACGCCGGGGCCATCGATCGGGCCGACCGGCAGCGCCAACTGGGCGTGACGGGTGCGACCGTGTGGCTCACCGGCTTGTCCGGATCGGGGAAGTCCACCCTCGCGTTCGAGGTGGAGTCACGCCTGGTGGGGAAGGGCATCCCCGCCTACGTGCTCGACGGCGACAACCTGCGCCACGGCCTCAACGCCGGGCTCGGCTTCAGCGCCGAGGACCGAGCCGAGAACGTGCGGCGCGTGGGCGAGGTCGCGCTGGTGCTCGCCGATGCCGGAGTGGTCGCACTCGCCCCGTTGGTCAGCCCCTACCGCAACGATCGCGACCGGGTGCGGGCCCGGCACGACGCCGCCGGACTCCCCTTCGTCGAGGTGCACGTGGCCACGCCGCTCGACGAGTGCGAGCGGCGCGACCCCAAGGGGCTCTACGCCAAGGCCAGAGCGGGCGAGATCTCGGGACTGACCGGACTCGACGACCCCTGGGAGCCCCCCACCACTCCCGAGCTCGAGGTGTCGACGGGCACGCCTGCCGAGCAGGCCGCTGCGGTGGTCGACCTGCTCTGCGAGCTGGGCGTCGTCCCCCGTGCCGACGGATCTGCGACCGATCGGCACTAG
- a CDS encoding alpha/beta hydrolase, with amino-acid sequence MPVGPQEQQLLEMMATAAPEERPPLEVATLRREYAALADMVPPGPPVATTDRTIPGPAGEVPVRVYSPSGDGPFGVLVYLHGGGWTIGDLDTHDHPCRTLCEEASVVVVSVDYRLAPEHPFPAALDDAWAALTWVADHGAEIGGRPDRLAVGGDSGGGNLAAVLALMARDHGGPALDFQLLVYPAVDLREEATDRYPSRRENGTGHVLTLEHMELFSASYRPDPALGHDWRVSPLLAEDHRDLPPALVITAGFDPLRDEGSVYADTLRSAGVEVVHSDYPDTVHAMFQLAPFLDAGARALSESAAALRTALG; translated from the coding sequence ATGCCGGTCGGCCCGCAGGAACAGCAGCTGCTCGAGATGATGGCAACCGCGGCTCCCGAAGAGCGCCCACCGCTCGAGGTCGCGACCCTTCGCCGGGAGTACGCAGCCCTGGCCGACATGGTGCCGCCCGGCCCACCGGTCGCTACCACCGACCGGACGATCCCCGGACCGGCAGGTGAGGTTCCCGTGCGGGTGTACTCGCCGTCGGGGGATGGACCCTTCGGCGTGCTGGTGTACCTGCACGGCGGCGGCTGGACCATCGGAGACCTCGACACCCACGATCATCCCTGCCGGACCCTCTGCGAGGAGGCATCGGTGGTGGTGGTGTCGGTCGACTACCGGCTGGCTCCCGAGCACCCCTTCCCCGCCGCGCTCGACGACGCGTGGGCGGCACTGACCTGGGTGGCCGATCATGGCGCGGAGATCGGTGGCCGACCCGACCGACTCGCGGTCGGTGGTGACAGCGGCGGAGGAAACCTGGCGGCGGTACTCGCCCTGATGGCCCGCGACCATGGCGGGCCGGCGCTCGACTTCCAGCTGCTGGTGTACCCCGCCGTCGACCTCCGTGAGGAGGCGACCGACCGCTACCCGTCGCGCCGCGAGAACGGCACCGGCCATGTGCTCACCTTGGAGCACATGGAGCTCTTCTCCGCCAGCTACCGGCCGGATCCCGCACTCGGCCACGATTGGCGGGTGTCGCCGCTGCTGGCCGAGGACCATCGCGACCTACCGCCGGCCCTGGTGATCACCGCCGGGTTCGACCCGTTGCGTGACGAGGGATCCGTCTATGCCGACACCCTCCGCTCCGCGGGGGTCGAGGTCGTGCACTCGGACTACCCCGACACCGTGCACGCCATGTTCCAACTCGCCCCGTTCCTCGACGCCGGCGCACGTGCGCTCTCGGAGTCCGCGGCCGCGTTGCGCACGGCGCTGGGGTGA
- a CDS encoding helix-turn-helix domain-containing protein: MTAAAEVADGDAARRPVLSRDEIIDAALELIRHQGISAVTMRRLADEIGVTPMALYHHIPSKKQLLDIAVDRVGEHVHIAHDGRPWIDQMRDYAMGWRAELHRFPGVAGYLLRQEAPPSMTWRVIDDAVSLLVESGFDERSAARAYAALASYVLARCDQEEIMARHARDNAPWSEERIRKLLIDAHDNVDHGRISGYLQELSHDDHFSYTLERLLVGIDADRGDTDDRPGRTSDD, encoded by the coding sequence GTGACCGCTGCCGCAGAAGTCGCCGATGGCGACGCCGCCCGCCGGCCCGTGCTCAGCCGCGACGAGATCATCGACGCCGCGCTCGAGCTGATCCGGCACCAAGGCATCAGCGCGGTCACCATGCGCCGCCTGGCCGATGAGATCGGTGTCACCCCGATGGCGCTCTACCACCACATCCCGAGCAAGAAGCAGTTGCTCGACATAGCGGTGGACCGCGTCGGCGAGCACGTCCACATCGCCCACGACGGACGGCCCTGGATCGACCAGATGCGCGACTACGCCATGGGCTGGCGAGCCGAGCTGCACCGGTTCCCCGGGGTGGCCGGCTACCTGTTGCGCCAGGAAGCTCCGCCCTCGATGACCTGGCGGGTGATCGACGATGCCGTGAGCCTGCTGGTCGAGTCCGGGTTCGACGAGCGCTCCGCGGCCCGCGCCTACGCGGCCCTCGCCAGCTACGTGCTGGCGCGCTGTGATCAGGAAGAGATCATGGCCCGCCACGCCCGCGACAACGCGCCGTGGTCCGAAGAGCGCATCCGGAAGCTGCTGATCGACGCCCACGACAACGTCGACCACGGACGCATCTCGGGATACCTCCAGGAGCTGTCCCACGATGACCACTTCAGCTACACCCTCGAGCGCCTGCTGGTCGGCATCGACGCCGACCGGGGTGATACCGACGATCGCCCGGGCAGGACCTCAGACGACTGA
- a CDS encoding DUF4031 domain-containing protein, whose amino-acid sequence MAILVDEAIWEWRGRRWAHLVSDSDPDELHDFAHRLGVPYLAFQGDHYDIHTELRRQAIGAGARPVSGREVVVALRDAGLRRRGPMDPWQWRWRRRVTSPRHDPLPEAVDDTVGAVIRRFATGSAPVEVARAQRSAESVLVVSTSAQVAIEAGLVSVDRTTTLHRSRGERGTYAEWRSVV is encoded by the coding sequence ATGGCCATCCTGGTCGATGAGGCCATCTGGGAGTGGCGGGGCCGCCGGTGGGCCCACCTCGTGTCCGATTCCGATCCCGACGAGCTCCACGACTTCGCCCACCGCTTGGGTGTGCCGTACCTGGCCTTCCAGGGAGACCACTACGACATCCACACCGAACTGCGACGGCAGGCGATCGGTGCGGGGGCGCGTCCGGTCAGCGGGCGTGAGGTCGTCGTGGCCCTGCGCGACGCGGGACTGCGGCGCCGTGGGCCGATGGATCCGTGGCAGTGGCGGTGGAGACGCCGCGTCACCTCGCCTCGTCACGATCCACTGCCCGAGGCGGTCGACGACACGGTGGGTGCGGTGATCCGGCGGTTCGCGACGGGGAGTGCACCGGTCGAGGTGGCCAGAGCTCAGCGTTCGGCCGAATCGGTGCTGGTGGTCTCGACCTCCGCTCAGGTCGCCATCGAAGCCGGCCTGGTGTCCGTGGACCGCACCACGACCTTGCATCGCTCCCGTGGGGAGCGAGGAACCTACGCCGAATGGCGCTCAGTCGTCTGA
- a CDS encoding serine protease, translating into MLAVGALVLVALAAGTVVGMRLASDGPTEVATPTTTTIEASTTTTTAPQRLSYSAEELASEFGDAVWRVEAFGCDEVWTGTAFAIDEHHLVTNHHVVSNTTRPSLVSRTGTRMSGTVIGWSQRPDLAVIRADDPVELWLEWAPADELREGQRLLALGYPVPATDFTATPGSILSFQARTGRREAVRTDAAIDRGNSGGPALDSQGRVIGVVTEMAPNLEGFQLVPLVFTYDLLGELIDGFVAAPEEPVVDCGALDGGIPQQGPDEPDTWSSDADTYGDHPMLDELWEQCEGGDFQACDDLWWLAPPESGYERFGDTCGGRNEPAGWCIEIYERG; encoded by the coding sequence GTGCTCGCGGTCGGGGCGCTGGTGCTGGTGGCACTGGCTGCTGGGACCGTCGTCGGGATGCGCCTCGCGTCCGATGGTCCGACCGAGGTGGCGACGCCCACCACGACCACCATCGAGGCGTCCACGACGACGACCACCGCCCCGCAACGCCTCTCCTACAGCGCCGAGGAGCTTGCATCCGAGTTCGGTGATGCTGTCTGGCGCGTCGAGGCCTTCGGGTGCGACGAGGTCTGGACCGGTACCGCGTTCGCGATCGACGAGCACCACCTCGTCACCAACCACCATGTGGTCTCGAACACCACCCGGCCCAGTCTCGTGAGCCGTACCGGCACCAGAATGTCCGGCACCGTCATCGGCTGGTCGCAACGTCCCGATCTGGCGGTGATCCGGGCGGACGATCCTGTGGAGCTCTGGCTCGAGTGGGCACCCGCCGACGAGCTGCGGGAAGGACAGCGCTTGCTCGCGCTCGGCTACCCCGTCCCCGCCACCGACTTCACTGCCACCCCCGGATCGATCCTGTCGTTTCAGGCCCGCACCGGGCGGCGCGAGGCCGTCCGCACCGATGCCGCGATCGACCGTGGCAACAGTGGCGGGCCCGCGCTCGACAGCCAGGGCAGGGTCATCGGGGTCGTCACCGAGATGGCACCCAACCTCGAGGGGTTCCAACTGGTGCCGCTGGTCTTCACCTACGACCTGTTGGGGGAGTTGATCGACGGGTTCGTGGCCGCTCCCGAGGAGCCGGTCGTCGACTGTGGCGCGCTGGACGGAGGCATTCCGCAGCAGGGTCCCGACGAGCCCGACACCTGGTCCAGCGATGCCGACACCTATGGCGACCATCCGATGCTCGACGAGCTGTGGGAGCAGTGCGAGGGCGGGGACTTCCAGGCGTGCGACGATCTGTGGTGGCTGGCTCCGCCCGAATCCGGGTACGAGAGGTTCGGTGACACCTGTGGCGGACGCAACGAGCCCGCCGGCTGGTGCATCGAGATCTATGAGAGGGGGTGA
- a CDS encoding SLC13 family permease, which translates to MAWEAWVTLGVIAIMVGVLLTERVAPAVCVGVAVVSLHVVGVMDFTEAFGGFSSAAPITVAALYVIAGAAEQTGALSRALAVLLGRKRPGSERRAVLRVVRVAATGSGFVPNTPLVALMIPNIEQWARRNGVSASRVLMPLSFAAVLGGVITLIGTSTNLIISDFLGSAGLEPFGVFTITPVGLPVAVVGAGVLVLASPVLLRVRTTPGEELPSREYTIDMVVTAGGPIRGAAVAESGLAEIEGVTLIEIERLGEIISPVAGTEVLEAGDHLIFAGSIERMHDLKEVSGLVTTHEQLVDPAGTDRSHMFEVVVAGSGPLSGHTLKELEFQDRHGAVVIAIHRAGERVGGKLGDVRLHGGDVLVVVAEDGFRARTRDLPDFLVVAPMEATAPIRRPGGRIVQAVVVALILTTGTGLVDLTTASLAGALSLVVLGVMSPTEARRAVNFNVIALVAFSFGLGGAAASSGLAEQFATRLVDLGEPFGAVGVLVAVMAATLVLTELLTNNAAAALMFPVAAVTAAQTGVDLRGLAVGVLIMASCSFLSPIGYQTNTMVWSIGGYRFSDFTRLGIPLTLVVFVTTAVVVPVVFPLTG; encoded by the coding sequence ATGGCCTGGGAAGCATGGGTGACCCTCGGGGTCATCGCGATCATGGTGGGAGTGCTGCTCACCGAGCGCGTCGCGCCCGCGGTGTGTGTCGGTGTTGCGGTGGTCTCTCTGCACGTGGTCGGCGTGATGGACTTCACCGAGGCCTTCGGTGGGTTCTCGAGCGCCGCTCCCATCACGGTGGCGGCGCTGTATGTCATCGCCGGCGCGGCTGAACAGACCGGCGCGCTCTCCCGGGCGTTGGCGGTGCTCCTGGGCAGGAAGCGGCCCGGGTCCGAGCGTCGGGCGGTGCTCAGAGTCGTCCGCGTCGCCGCCACCGGTTCTGGGTTCGTACCCAACACCCCTCTGGTCGCGCTGATGATCCCGAACATCGAGCAGTGGGCCCGTCGCAACGGTGTCAGCGCGTCGCGGGTGCTGATGCCGTTGTCGTTCGCGGCGGTGCTCGGCGGGGTGATCACCCTGATCGGCACCTCGACCAACCTCATCATCAGCGACTTCCTCGGCAGTGCCGGCCTCGAACCGTTCGGCGTGTTCACGATCACCCCGGTGGGGCTCCCGGTGGCCGTGGTCGGAGCGGGGGTCCTGGTCCTGGCCAGCCCCGTGCTGTTGCGGGTGCGCACCACACCTGGCGAAGAGCTCCCGTCCAGGGAGTACACGATCGACATGGTGGTGACTGCCGGAGGGCCGATCAGGGGAGCGGCTGTGGCCGAGTCCGGACTCGCCGAGATCGAGGGGGTCACCCTGATCGAGATCGAGCGCCTCGGCGAGATCATCTCCCCGGTCGCCGGCACCGAGGTGCTCGAGGCGGGCGACCACCTGATCTTCGCCGGCAGCATCGAACGGATGCACGACCTGAAGGAGGTGTCGGGCCTGGTCACCACCCACGAGCAGCTGGTCGACCCCGCCGGCACCGACCGCAGTCACATGTTCGAGGTCGTCGTCGCCGGCTCCGGTCCGCTGTCGGGGCACACGCTCAAGGAACTGGAGTTCCAGGATCGCCACGGCGCGGTGGTCATCGCCATCCACCGCGCCGGCGAACGGGTGGGTGGCAAGCTCGGCGACGTCCGGTTGCACGGTGGCGACGTGCTCGTGGTGGTGGCCGAGGACGGGTTCCGGGCCCGTACCCGCGACCTGCCCGACTTCTTGGTGGTGGCGCCGATGGAGGCCACCGCCCCGATCCGCCGTCCCGGCGGGCGAATCGTCCAGGCCGTGGTCGTCGCGCTGATCCTCACGACCGGGACCGGTCTGGTCGACCTCACGACGGCGTCGCTGGCGGGAGCCCTCTCCCTGGTCGTGCTGGGAGTCATGTCACCCACCGAGGCCCGCCGCGCCGTCAACTTCAACGTGATCGCCCTGGTGGCGTTCAGCTTCGGACTGGGTGGGGCCGCGGCATCGAGCGGGCTGGCGGAGCAGTTCGCCACCCGGCTGGTCGACCTCGGCGAGCCGTTCGGGGCCGTCGGCGTGCTCGTGGCGGTGATGGCAGCCACGCTCGTGCTCACCGAGCTGCTCACCAACAACGCCGCCGCTGCGCTCATGTTCCCGGTCGCGGCGGTGACCGCCGCCCAGACCGGGGTCGACCTTCGTGGGCTCGCGGTCGGCGTGCTGATCATGGCGTCGTGCTCGTTCCTCAGCCCGATCGGGTACCAGACCAACACGATGGTGTGGAGCATCGGCGGCTATCGGTTCTCGGACTTCACTCGTCTCGGCATCCCGCTCACCCTCGTGGTGTTCGTGACCACCGCCGTCGTGGTGCCGGTGGTGTTCCCCTTGACCGGATGA
- a CDS encoding amidohydrolase family protein: MATFDLVVRAGTVIDGTGSPARTADVAVRDGVVVEVGKVSGRGAREVDADGALVTPGFVDIHAHYDGQATWSPTLDPSSWHGVTTSVFGNCGVGFAPVHDRDHDQLISLMEGVEDIPGAALHEGLSWDWHTMAEFLDALDHPHDIDFAAQVPHGALRLHVMGERGAAREPATADDIAQMAGLAREGVEAGALGFTTSRTLNHRTSTGDPTPTLTASTDELVGIARGLGDAGLGVLQLVSDFGDPDAEFEMLRAMVAESGRPLSISVAQSPVAPEQWRTLLDLVTDANQQGLPMTAQVAVRPVGLLFGLDCTLHPFVTNPVFRELKGRPASDQARAMADESFRIRVLEAEATGDRGKLGGRLINRFATMWELTDPPVYEPDPADSIEARAARLGVAPAELAYDLLRRDDGRAFLYLPFLNYADGNLDAVGEMLAHPHSVPGLADGGAHVGTICDASFPTTLLSWWGRDRPSGRLDLEFLVQRHCRDTARTVGLLDRGVLAPGYRADINVIDHERLRVLSPEAVHDLPAGGRRLLQRAEGYVHTFVAGTEILAGDKPTGELPGRLVRGAQPAPA; this comes from the coding sequence ATGGCAACGTTCGATCTCGTGGTCCGCGCCGGCACCGTCATCGACGGCACCGGCTCGCCGGCGCGCACCGCCGACGTCGCGGTCCGCGACGGCGTGGTGGTCGAGGTCGGGAAGGTCAGCGGCCGGGGAGCGAGGGAGGTCGACGCCGACGGAGCGCTCGTCACACCGGGCTTCGTCGACATCCACGCCCACTACGACGGGCAAGCCACGTGGTCGCCCACCCTCGATCCATCGTCGTGGCACGGGGTCACCACCTCGGTGTTCGGCAACTGCGGAGTCGGGTTCGCCCCGGTCCACGACCGCGACCACGACCAGCTCATCTCGCTCATGGAGGGGGTCGAGGACATCCCTGGTGCAGCACTGCACGAGGGTCTGAGCTGGGATTGGCACACCATGGCCGAGTTCCTCGATGCCCTCGACCACCCCCACGACATCGACTTCGCTGCCCAGGTTCCCCACGGTGCGCTGCGCCTCCACGTCATGGGCGAACGGGGAGCGGCCCGCGAACCCGCCACCGCCGACGACATCGCCCAGATGGCGGGGCTCGCTCGCGAGGGGGTCGAGGCCGGAGCGCTGGGATTCACCACGTCGCGGACGCTCAACCACCGCACCAGCACCGGTGACCCGACTCCCACCCTCACCGCCAGTACCGACGAGCTGGTCGGCATCGCCCGTGGCCTCGGCGACGCCGGTCTGGGGGTCCTCCAGCTCGTGTCGGACTTCGGTGACCCCGACGCCGAGTTCGAGATGCTGCGGGCCATGGTCGCCGAGAGCGGGCGTCCCTTGTCCATCTCGGTGGCCCAGAGCCCGGTCGCTCCCGAGCAGTGGCGCACGCTGCTCGATCTGGTCACCGACGCCAACCAGCAGGGCCTCCCCATGACCGCCCAGGTGGCCGTGCGACCGGTCGGCCTGCTGTTCGGTCTCGACTGCACCCTGCACCCCTTCGTCACCAATCCCGTGTTCCGCGAGCTGAAGGGCCGTCCGGCATCCGACCAGGCGCGGGCGATGGCCGACGAGAGCTTCCGGATCCGGGTGCTCGAAGCCGAGGCGACCGGCGATCGCGGCAAGCTCGGTGGGCGGCTGATCAACCGATTCGCCACCATGTGGGAGCTCACCGATCCTCCGGTGTACGAGCCCGACCCGGCCGACTCGATCGAAGCCCGAGCCGCCCGCCTGGGCGTCGCCCCCGCGGAGCTGGCCTACGACCTGCTCCGCCGAGACGACGGCCGGGCGTTCCTCTACCTGCCGTTCCTCAACTACGCAGACGGGAACCTCGACGCCGTCGGCGAGATGCTGGCCCACCCGCATTCGGTGCCGGGGCTGGCCGACGGCGGTGCGCACGTCGGCACGATCTGCGATGCCAGCTTCCCCACCACGCTGCTCAGCTGGTGGGGCCGCGACCGCCCGTCCGGACGCCTCGACCTCGAGTTCCTGGTGCAGCGCCACTGCCGCGACACCGCCCGCACCGTCGGGTTGCTCGACCGTGGCGTCCTGGCACCCGGCTACCGCGCCGACATCAACGTGATCGACCACGAGCGTCTTCGGGTCCTGTCGCCCGAGGCCGTGCACGACCTGCCCGCCGGGGGGCGCCGCCTCCTCCAGCGGGCCGAGGGGTACGTGCACACGTTCGTGGCCGGCACCGAGATCCTGGCTGGCGACAAGCCCACCGGTGAGCTGCCCGGCCGCCTCGTACGGGGCGCCCAACCCGCCCCCGCCTGA
- the arsC gene encoding arsenate reductase (glutaredoxin) (This arsenate reductase requires both glutathione and glutaredoxin to convert arsenate to arsenite, after which the efflux transporter formed by ArsA and ArsB can extrude the arsenite from the cell, providing resistance.): MSDLRLLHNPKCSKSRQALDLLAERGVEPEIVRYLDTPPDRATLELIAGQLDDPSRLVRTDPYFKELGLDASDYTDPASVVDLLVEHPRLMERPVAIKGDRAVLGRPPEDILDLLDD, from the coding sequence ATGAGCGATCTGCGACTGCTCCACAACCCGAAGTGCTCCAAGTCCCGCCAGGCCCTCGATCTGTTGGCCGAGCGCGGCGTCGAACCCGAGATCGTCCGGTATCTCGACACTCCGCCCGACCGCGCCACCCTCGAGCTCATCGCCGGCCAGCTCGACGACCCGTCCCGCCTGGTGCGCACGGACCCATACTTCAAGGAACTGGGGCTCGACGCATCCGACTACACCGACCCGGCGTCGGTCGTCGACCTGCTCGTCGAGCATCCTCGTCTGATGGAGCGCCCCGTCGCGATCAAGGGTGATCGGGCCGTGCTCGGCCGCCCACCCGAGGACATCCTCGACCTGCTCGACGACTGA
- a CDS encoding sigma-70 family RNA polymerase sigma factor — MSESDDTLEVPADFDSFYVAHWAPVAALAYTLCGSRPVAEELAQDAFTAVYRDWQRVSRLDRPDAWVRRVASNAAISVLRRRDREKRARLRLAAGPDRGGDQRTVLPAEHEHFWAEVRRLPTRQAQAVALHYLEDRSVGDIAAVLDCAESTVKVHLHRGRSTLAERLGPHEEVTR, encoded by the coding sequence ATGAGCGAGAGCGACGACACCCTCGAGGTGCCGGCGGACTTCGATTCGTTCTATGTGGCCCACTGGGCCCCGGTCGCCGCGCTCGCCTACACCCTGTGCGGGAGCAGACCGGTTGCCGAGGAGTTGGCCCAGGACGCCTTCACCGCCGTCTACCGGGACTGGCAGCGGGTCTCACGACTCGATCGCCCGGATGCCTGGGTGCGTCGGGTGGCGTCAAACGCGGCGATCTCGGTGTTGCGCCGCCGGGACCGCGAGAAACGGGCACGGCTGAGGCTCGCTGCCGGTCCTGATCGGGGCGGCGACCAGCGCACCGTGTTGCCGGCCGAGCACGAGCACTTCTGGGCCGAGGTGCGTCGGCTCCCCACCCGCCAAGCCCAGGCCGTCGCCCTCCACTACCTGGAGGATCGGTCGGTGGGCGACATCGCCGCAGTGCTCGACTGCGCCGAGAGCACGGTGAAGGTCCACCTCCATCGCGGCAGGTCGACCCTGGCCGAACGGCTCGGTCCCCATGAGGAGGTGACCAGATGA